In one Cloacibacillus porcorum genomic region, the following are encoded:
- a CDS encoding DNA-deoxyinosine glycosylase yields the protein MKYSFGPIINDDSQTLILGSLPGEKSLEMSRYYAHPQNRFWKILYSVYGETMPDSFADRYDFILRRRLALWDTIRCARREGSLDGKIRDEEPNDIPSLLAAHPNISLILFNGACSFAKYKKYFGEPARPYRRMLSTSPACAGRDGERYRMWEDALLRRPLL from the coding sequence ATGAAATACAGCTTCGGCCCGATTATAAATGACGACTCACAGACGCTGATACTCGGTTCGCTGCCGGGAGAAAAATCCCTCGAGATGAGCCGCTATTACGCTCATCCGCAAAACCGTTTCTGGAAAATACTTTACAGCGTCTACGGCGAAACGATGCCCGATTCGTTCGCGGACCGCTACGATTTCATCCTGCGCCGCAGACTCGCGCTGTGGGATACGATAAGGTGCGCGCGGCGCGAGGGCAGCCTCGACGGAAAAATACGGGACGAGGAGCCCAACGACATCCCGTCGCTGCTCGCCGCCCACCCCAATATCTCGCTGATATTATTCAACGGCGCCTGCTCCTTCGCAAAGTACAAAAAGTATTTCGGCGAACCCGCGCGTCCATACCGCCGGATGCTCTCCACAAGCCCCGCCTGCGCCGGCCGCGACGGTGAACGCTACCGTATGTGGGAAGATGCGTTGCTGCGGCGGCCGCTCCTTTAA